The genomic window TCCAGTCCGTCATCGGGCGGGAATCGCGCGCGCAGGTGCGCGCGAAGCTTGGTCGCCTCCCGAGCACGGTGGTGGCCTGTGTTGGCGGCGGGTCGAATGCGATGGGGATGTTCGCCGGCTTCCTCGATGACGCCGACGTCGCGCTCGTCGGCGTCGAGGCCGCGGGCGAGGGCATTGCCAGTGGCCATCATAGCGCGACGCTCTCCGCGGGTCGCCCCGGGGTCCTGCACGGCACGCTGTCGTATCTGCTGCAGGACGCAGACGGCCAGGTCTCGCCGGCCCACTCGGTCTCGGCGGGACTCGATTATCCGGGCGTCGGTCCCGAGCACAGCCACCTGCGGGACACGGGGCGCGTCGCGTACCATGCCATTGGCGACGACGAGGCCCTGGCCGCCTTCCAGTCCTTCACGCGCATGGAAGGGATCATCCCGGCGCTCGAGACGGCGCACGCGATCGCCTGGATTCAGGGCCAGCGCGGCCAGTGGCAGGCCGACGATCTCGTCCTGCTCTGCCTCAGCGGGCGCGGCGACAAGGACGTGGCGCATGTGGCGGCCATGCTCGAGGCGCGCCGGTGACATCGCCCCTGCTCGACCCGCCGGCGCCCACCGATGTGCGGGTGGTCGAGGAGTTGCTGCGCGCGCTCGCGAAGGGCCAGCGGGCGCTGCAGATGTATCTCCCCAACAATCCCGTCTACCAGCGATCGGTGGAGCAAGTCGCCGAGGCGTTCGGGCCGGTGTGGGGCGTGACGGGGCGGCTGGTGCTGGATCTGCAGGACGGCGAGCTGCAGTGGGAGGGCGCACCGCTGCACTACGGTGCGTCGCGCACGGAGGGGTTCGCGGCCCAGTTGCATCAGGACGGGTTGCGCCGGTTGGTCCTGCTGCCCGGGGTCGAGTCGGAGGAGATCACCCGCTTTCTCGCGGTGATGAATCGCGCCCGGCTGTTGCCGAAGGATGCGAGCGACGATCTCCTCACGCTGCTCTGGGAGCAGCAGTTCGTGCTGATCGCCTACACCTTCGTCGAGGCGCTCAGCGACGGCGTCGAGTTCCTGCAATCAGGCGGCGCAGCGGACGCCGCGCAGGATCCCGGGGCCGTCCGCGAAAAGGTGGAGCAGGATCCGGGCGGCGCGGTGGCGCCGGCCGATCTGGACGCGGCACCGTTCTTTCTCGACGAGGCCGAGCTGCGCCTGATGCAGAGCGAGCTCGAGGAGGAGTATCGTCGCGACATTCGCACCGCCGCGATCGATGCGCTGCTGGACGTCCTCGAGGGACAACGCGAGCCTGCCGTGCGGCGCGAGGTGGTCGCGCTGCTCGAGGACGTCTTGCCGTCCCAACTGGCGGTGGGTGGCTTTCGTGCCGTCGCCCGCATCCTCAGGGAATTGCGCGTCATCGCGGTGCGGGCGGCCGGCCTGGAACAGTCGCTGCACGATGCCATCCTTTCCTTCGAGGAACGGCTCTCACAGCCCGACATTCTCGAACAGCTCTTCCGCACGCTCGAGGATCCCGCGACCCGGCCGGCCGAGGACGAGATCGGCGAGGTGTTGCGGGAACTCAAGCCTGGCGCGCTCCCGATCGTGCTGGTGCACCTCGGCCGGAGCATCGCGCCGGAGATCCGCCGTGCGCTCCTCCCGAGTGTCGAACAGCTGGCGCGCAGCCGGCCGCAGGCACTGCAGGAAGTGCTTGACGCCGGCAGCAGCGACGCCGTGGAGCCGGCCATCGACCTGGTCGCCCGACTCGGTCTGAGTGCGCTGGTGCCGTCGGTCGCAGCCCGTCTGGTGGACGGCACCATCGGGGTGCGCGTCGCCGCGCTGAATGCGCTCGGCGGTTTCGCCACGCCCTCGGCGATCACGGCCATCGAGTCGGCACTGACCGACGAAGAGCGGACGGTCCGTCAAACCGCGCTGACGATCCTGCTCGCGCGCGGCGGCTCGGGGGGCACGCTGGCGAAGCTCGAGGCGCTCCTCTTCGCCGGCAAGGATCAGGACTGGGAACGGAGCGAGCGGCGCGCCCTGTTCGAGGCGTATGGGCAGCTGGCCGGTCCGGCCGCGATCACCCGGCTGCGTGAGCTGCTCGCCCCGCGCGGCCTGCTGCGACGCAAGGAACTGCCCGACGTGCGGGCCTGCGCCATCTTCGCGCTCGCCAAGATCCGCACCTTCGAAGCGCGGCTCGTCGTCGACCAGTTCACGGCCGACAAGGAAGCGATCGTGCGCAGCGCGGCCAACGCCGTGCTCCGGGATTGGCTCGCATGACCGACGCCCCACGCGATGATGCGCAGCTGCGCGCATCCGGCCGCGCCCTCCTCGTCGCGATCCACGGCGCCGGGCGCGCCCTCAAGCTCTATCCCGTCGAGAATGTCGCGGTGCAGCGGGCGCTCGACGACCTGTTGGCCACCGGCGAGAGCCTGCTCCGGCTCGAGGGAGCGATCGACGTTCGGCTGAGTGGCGACGTCATCTTCGTCAATCAGACACGGCTCCGGCTCGGGCTCGACAACTTCGCCGCGTTCAGCGGCTTCGTCAGCCTGATGCACAGTTGCGGGATCGGCGTCCTCCGCGTCGAGGACGGCGTGACCCGGCGCGAGTGGCAGGCGTGGCTCTCGATTCTCGGCTCCCTCCCCACGGCCGACGAGCCGCTGGAGCGGATGGACCAGCTCCGCCAGCGCATGCAGCAGGCCGACATCACCTGCCTGATGGTCGAGACCGGTGGCGGCGACGGGGAGGAGGGGCCGCAGGCCGACGAGGCGCTCGAACGGGCCAAGCGGACCTACGCGCATGGCGTGGCGGTCGCGCGTGACGTGGTGTCGGGCGTGCGCATGGGGCGCACGCCGAGCGTGCGACGGCTCAAGCGCGCGATCCAGTTGATCGTCGACCAGGTGCTCGAGAACGAGCTCTCGATCGCCGGACTCACCACGTTGCGCGACTACGACGAGTACACCTTCACCCACTGCGTCAACGTCTGCATCTTCTCGGTCGCGCTGGGCAAGCGACTTGGGCTGGACCGGCGACAACTGTACGACCTTGGCCTCGCGGCCCTGTTGCACGACATCGGGAAGTCGCGGCTCGACATCCAGATCGTGAACAAGGACTCGGCCCTCGATGACCAGGAGTGGCGCCAGATGCAGGCCCACCCCTGGCTCGGCACGCTGACGCTGTTCAAGATGCGCGAGGGCGAAGAGCTCCCCTACCGGGCGATTCTGGCCGCACACGAGCACCACATGAAGGTGGATCTCAGCGGCTATCCCCGACCGATCCGCCCTCGTCGGCTGGGGCTCTTCTCGCGGCTGGTCGCCGTCGCCGACGGCTACGACGCCGCGACGACCCGACGCTCCTACCAGACCGAGCCGTGGGAGCCGGAGGCCGTGCTCCGCGAGATGTGGCTCAACGCCAATCGCGGCTACGACCTGACGCTCGTCAAGGCGCTGATCAACATGCTGGGGATTTATCCCGTCGGCAGTTGCGTGATCCTCGACACCTACGAGGTCGCGATCGTCGCGGGCATCGGCCCCGACCCCGAACAGCTGAACCGTCCCCTGGTCCGCATCGCCATCGATTCGGCCGGCGGACTGGTGCCGGCACCGGGACAGCTGGTCGACCTCTCCGTTGCGGGTCCCGACGGGACCTATTCTCGCAGCATCATGAAAGTGACTTCCCCGGACCGCTATGGGCTCGTCGTCGGTGATTTCTTTGTCTGATTCCGCACTTGATCGCACCTGGGCCGACCTGCGCCGCGAGGGTCGGACCGGGCTGGTTCCGTACCTGACCGCCGGCTTTCCGACCCTCGACGATTCGCTGGCGGCGCTTCAGTCGGCGGATGCGCACGCCGACGTCATCGAAGTCGGCGTGCCGTTCTCCGATCCGCTCGCCGACGGCCCGACGATCCAGGCCTCGACGTTTCGCGCGCTCGAGAACGGGATGACCCTTCCGAAGACGCTGGACCTGATCGCCCGCGCCTCGCTGCGCGCGCCGGTGGTCCTCTTCTCCTATCTCAATCCGGTGCTGCAATACGGCGTCGAACGCCTTGTGCGCGACGCGGCCAGCGCCGGCGTCTCCGGGCTGTTGCTCACCGATCTCCCGGCCGGCGCGGATGCCGCACTCGAGTCCACCGTGCAGCAGTCTCCGCTCGACCTGATTCGCCTCGTCGCACCGACCTCGTCGACCTCGCGGATCGCGACCGCCGTCGGAGGTGGGCAGGGATTCGTCTACCTCATCGCCCGACTCGGCGTCACCGGCGCCTCGCGTGATCTCGCGGACGGGTTGGCCGCCTCGGTGGCGTCGGTACGAGCCGCCACGGCGTTGCCGATCGCCGTTGGCTTCGGTATCTCGACGCCCGCGCAGGCCCGCGCCGTGGGAGGGCTGGCGGACGGCGTCGTGGTCGGCAGCGCGCTGGTGGAGGTCCTCGGGCGGGAGGGTGTCGCGGGGGCGGATCGCTTCCTCGGCGGCCTCCGGGCCGCGTTGGACGGCGCCTGATGCCGGTGGTCCGCGCGTTCGTGGCCCTCGGCAGCAACCTGGGCGACCGCGCGGCGATGCTGGCCCTGGGACGACGCGAACTGGCGGACTTGCCGGACACGACCTTGCGGGCCGAGACCGCACCGGAAGAAACGGCGCCGCTCGGCGGACTCGCGCAGCCGGCGTACTTGAACCAGATGGTGCTCCTCGAGACCCGGCTGCCGCCCAGGGCGCTGCTGGCCGCCTGTCATCGGATCGAGGAGCAGGCGGGACGCACGCGAAGCGAAGCGTGGGCCTCGCGCACGCTGGACCTCGATGTGGTACGGTATGATGAGCTGCTTTGCGACACGCCGACGCTGGTGTTGCCGCATCCCGGACTTCGCGATCGCCTCTTCTGGGCGCGCGAGGTCGCGACCTTGGAGTCCCATGGCTGACCGTCCCTTGACCATGCCCGATCTGGCCCTCCGCAAGCGTGATGGTGTGCCGATCGTGATGCTCACGTGTTACGACGCGCTCTTTGCCCGCCTGCTCGAGGGGGCGGGCGTGGACATCCTGCTGGTCGGTGATTCGGTGAACGAAGTGCTTGCCGGGCGGCGATCAACGCTCAGTGCGACGCTCGACCAGATGATCTACCACGCGGCCAGCGTGCGGCGCGGCACCCAGCGGACGCCGATCGTCGTCGACATGCCGTTCCTGACCTATCAGGTGTCGATCGAGGACGCCATCCGGAACGCCGGGCGCGTCATGGCGGAGACCGACTGCCACGCCGTCAAGCTTGAGGGGGGCGAGGTGATGGCCCCCACGGTCGAGGCGCTCGTCGCCAGGGGAATTCCGGTGGTGGGCCACCTCGGGCTCACGCCGCAGAGTGTCCACGCCCTCGGTGGCCACCGCGTGCAGGGCCGCGGACTGTCGGCCGCCGAACAGATGCGCACGGATGCGCTGGCCCTCGAATCCGCCGGAGCGAGCGCCATTGTCCTCGAGCTGGTGCCGCGGGACCTCGCCACCGAAATCTCCGCCACGCTGCGCATCCCGACCATCGGCATCGGCGCCGGCGTGGGCTGCGACGGGCAGGTGCTGGTGCTCCAGGACGTGCTCGGATTGAATGCAGGGTTCCAGCCGAAGTTCCTGCGCCGCTATGCCAACCTGGCCGAGACCGTGGAGTCCGCGATCCGGCAGTTCGGCGACGACGTGCGGGCACGTCGCTACCCTGACGATGAGCATTCCTTCGAATGACTACCCTCGAACAGCACGCCACCATTGCGGGCCTCCGTGCCGCCCTCGCCGCGCACCGGCAGGCGGGGCGACGCATTGCGCTGGTGCCGACCATGGGCTTCCTCCATGAAGGCCACCTGGCGTTGGTTGACGCCGCACGCGGCCAGGCCGACGTGGTGGTGATGTCGATCTTCGTGAACCCGCGCCAGTTCCAGCCCGGGGAAGACTTCGACAACTACCCACGCGATCTGGCGCACGATCAGGCGCTGGCCGAAGCGCGTCGCGTCGATATCCTCTTCACGCCGGACGTCGGCGAGATGTACGGCAGCGGCGACGAGCTCCGGATCGTGGCCGGCGAGACCGCCGCGCGCTGGGAGGGCGAGTTCCGCCCCGGGCACTTCGATGGCGTGCTCACGGTGGTGGCCAAGCTCTTCAACATCGTGCAGCCGGACGTCGTGTGCTTCGGGCAGAAGGACATCCAGCAAGTCACCCTGATTCGTCGGATGATCCAGGAGCTCGACATTCCGGTGCGACTCCACATCTCGCCGACGGTGCGCGAAGCCGACGGACTGGCCCGGAGCTCCCGCAACGTCTATCTGACGCCCGCCGAGCGGCTGCGTGCCTTGGCGTTGTCGCGCGC from Gemmatimonadota bacterium includes these protein-coding regions:
- a CDS encoding HEAT repeat domain-containing protein, which produces MTSPLLDPPAPTDVRVVEELLRALAKGQRALQMYLPNNPVYQRSVEQVAEAFGPVWGVTGRLVLDLQDGELQWEGAPLHYGASRTEGFAAQLHQDGLRRLVLLPGVESEEITRFLAVMNRARLLPKDASDDLLTLLWEQQFVLIAYTFVEALSDGVEFLQSGGAADAAQDPGAVREKVEQDPGGAVAPADLDAAPFFLDEAELRLMQSELEEEYRRDIRTAAIDALLDVLEGQREPAVRREVVALLEDVLPSQLAVGGFRAVARILRELRVIAVRAAGLEQSLHDAILSFEERLSQPDILEQLFRTLEDPATRPAEDEIGEVLRELKPGALPIVLVHLGRSIAPEIRRALLPSVEQLARSRPQALQEVLDAGSSDAVEPAIDLVARLGLSALVPSVAARLVDGTIGVRVAALNALGGFATPSAITAIESALTDEERTVRQTALTILLARGGSGGTLAKLEALLFAGKDQDWERSERRALFEAYGQLAGPAAITRLRELLAPRGLLRRKELPDVRACAIFALAKIRTFEARLVVDQFTADKEAIVRSAANAVLRDWLA
- a CDS encoding HD domain-containing protein, with the translated sequence MTDAPRDDAQLRASGRALLVAIHGAGRALKLYPVENVAVQRALDDLLATGESLLRLEGAIDVRLSGDVIFVNQTRLRLGLDNFAAFSGFVSLMHSCGIGVLRVEDGVTRREWQAWLSILGSLPTADEPLERMDQLRQRMQQADITCLMVETGGGDGEEGPQADEALERAKRTYAHGVAVARDVVSGVRMGRTPSVRRLKRAIQLIVDQVLENELSIAGLTTLRDYDEYTFTHCVNVCIFSVALGKRLGLDRRQLYDLGLAALLHDIGKSRLDIQIVNKDSALDDQEWRQMQAHPWLGTLTLFKMREGEELPYRAILAAHEHHMKVDLSGYPRPIRPRRLGLFSRLVAVADGYDAATTRRSYQTEPWEPEAVLREMWLNANRGYDLTLVKALINMLGIYPVGSCVILDTYEVAIVAGIGPDPEQLNRPLVRIAIDSAGGLVPAPGQLVDLSVAGPDGTYSRSIMKVTSPDRYGLVVGDFFV
- a CDS encoding tryptophan synthase subunit alpha, which codes for MSDSALDRTWADLRREGRTGLVPYLTAGFPTLDDSLAALQSADAHADVIEVGVPFSDPLADGPTIQASTFRALENGMTLPKTLDLIARASLRAPVVLFSYLNPVLQYGVERLVRDAASAGVSGLLLTDLPAGADAALESTVQQSPLDLIRLVAPTSSTSRIATAVGGGQGFVYLIARLGVTGASRDLADGLAASVASVRAATALPIAVGFGISTPAQARAVGGLADGVVVGSALVEVLGREGVAGADRFLGGLRAALDGA
- the folK gene encoding 2-amino-4-hydroxy-6-hydroxymethyldihydropteridine diphosphokinase, which codes for MPVVRAFVALGSNLGDRAAMLALGRRELADLPDTTLRAETAPEETAPLGGLAQPAYLNQMVLLETRLPPRALLAACHRIEEQAGRTRSEAWASRTLDLDVVRYDELLCDTPTLVLPHPGLRDRLFWAREVATLESHG
- the panB gene encoding 3-methyl-2-oxobutanoate hydroxymethyltransferase; the encoded protein is MADRPLTMPDLALRKRDGVPIVMLTCYDALFARLLEGAGVDILLVGDSVNEVLAGRRSTLSATLDQMIYHAASVRRGTQRTPIVVDMPFLTYQVSIEDAIRNAGRVMAETDCHAVKLEGGEVMAPTVEALVARGIPVVGHLGLTPQSVHALGGHRVQGRGLSAAEQMRTDALALESAGASAIVLELVPRDLATEISATLRIPTIGIGAGVGCDGQVLVLQDVLGLNAGFQPKFLRRYANLAETVESAIRQFGDDVRARRYPDDEHSFE
- a CDS encoding pantoate--beta-alanine ligase; amino-acid sequence: MTTLEQHATIAGLRAALAAHRQAGRRIALVPTMGFLHEGHLALVDAARGQADVVVMSIFVNPRQFQPGEDFDNYPRDLAHDQALAEARRVDILFTPDVGEMYGSGDELRIVAGETAARWEGEFRPGHFDGVLTVVAKLFNIVQPDVVCFGQKDIQQVTLIRRMIQELDIPVRLHISPTVREADGLARSSRNVYLTPAERLRALALSRALRAAEAAFEQGETTAAALERVVRTVLEEEPEITTDYIAVVEPRRLAPVSTVDAGTIIALAARVGRTRLIDNVILGDEDV